In Citrus sinensis cultivar Valencia sweet orange chromosome 2, DVS_A1.0, whole genome shotgun sequence, a single genomic region encodes these proteins:
- the LOC102608760 gene encoding phytochrome E isoform X3, whose protein sequence is MGLQGNRETTNSIGGGHNTTPFKSSDAKMKPVNKGKTIIDHYNADAGLLAEFEQSVASGKSFNYSRSVISPPEGVPEEQITAYLSKIQRGGLIQPFGCMLAVEEPTFRIIGYSENCLEMLDLRSRSEDFELNGLIGIDARTLFTPPSGASLAKAAASREISLLNPILVHSNSRSIEKPFYAILHRIDVGIVIDLEPSKSGDPALSLAGAVQSQKLAVSAISRLQALPGGDIGLLCDTVVEDVQKLTGYDRVMLYNFHDDDHGEVVSEIRRSDLEPYLGIHFPANDIPQAARFLFKQNRVRMICDCHAIPVMVIQSKELKQPLCLVNSTLRSPHGCHLQYMTNMGSIASLVMAVIINSKDSMKLWGLVVCHHTSPRYIPFPLRYACEFLVQAFSLQLYMELQVAMQLAEKNILRTQVLLCDMLLRDAPFSIVTQSPSIMDLVKCDGAALYYGGRCWLVGVTPTESQLKDIAWWLLNNHGDCTGLSTDSLAEAGYPGAALLGQAVCGMATARITSKDFLFWFRSHTAKEVKWGGAKHHPEHKDNGGKMHPRSSFKAFLEVVKNRSFPWEVSEINAIHSLQIVMRDSFQEMEEENDSKVQGNTQQNGSKMQGVDELSSVACEMVRLIETATAPIFGVDSSGTINGWNAKVAELTGLPASEAMGKSLIDEVVHEESQGAVENLICRALLGEEDKNVELKLRKFELQKQHSVVYILVNACTSRDYKNNVKGVCFVGQDITHEKVLMNKFIRLQGDYDAIIQSVNPLIPPIFASDENACCSEWNAAMEKVTGWMRHEVIGKMLPREIFGNFCRMKGQDMLTKFMILLYQGITGQGTENFPFGFFNRQGQFVEVALTASRRTDAEGKVIGCFCFMQILVPDLQPALEAQGLEDMDIYAKIKELAYIRQEEMRLLSRSNMELKSEEFLLGNILDAVVSQVMVLLRDKNLHLLHDIPEEIKALSLNGDRIRLQLVLSDFLHCVVRHAPSPDGWVEIKVLPGLKLIKDADQFVHVQFRLTHPGEGIPSHLIEDMYNGRNQWTTPEGLGLKLSRKLLIMMNGRVRYVRENSKCYFVIDLELKTRGRQKM, encoded by the exons ATGGGACTTCAAGGCAACAGAGAAACAACAAACTCAATAGGAGGAGGACACAACACAACTCCTTTCAAATCTTCGGATGCTAAAATGAAGCCTGTCAACAAAGGCAAGACGATTATTGATCACTACAATGCAGATGCCGGTCTTTTAGCTGAGTTCGAGCAATCTGTTGCGTCTGGTAAGTCATTTAACTATTCAAGATCAGTTATTAGTCCTCCAGAAGGTGTTCCCGAGGAACAAATAACTGCTTACTTATCAAAAATCCAAAGGGGCGGTCTTATTCAGCCCTTTGGTTGTATGCTGGCTGTTGAAGAGCCCACTTTTAGAATAATTGGTTATAGTGAAAATTGCTTAGAAATGTTAGATTTGAGATCACGAAGTGAAGATTTTGAGTTGAACGGTTTAATCGGAATTGACGCAAGAACCCTTTTTACTCCTCCTTCTGGGGCTTCTTTGGCTAAAGCAGCTGCTTCTAGAGAGATTTCACTGCTAAACCCAATTTTGGTTCATTCTAATTCTAGGAGTATCGAGAAACCATTTTATGCTATACTGCATAGAATTGATGTGGGAATTGTAATTGATTTAGAGCCTTCAAAGTCAGGTGATCCTGCATTGTCTCTTGCTGGGGCCGTGCAGTCTCAGAAACTAGCTGTTAGTGCAATTTCTAGGTTACAGGCACTCCCTGGGGGGGACATCGGTCTCTTGTGTGATACCGTTGTGGAGGATGTGCAGAAGCTCACTGGTTATGATAGAGTTATGCTGTACAATTTCCATGATGATGATCATGGTGAAGTTGTGTCTGAAATTAGAAGGTCTGATTTGGAACCTTATTTGGGAATACACTTTCCAGCCAATGATATCCCTCAAGCAGCTCGTTTCTTGTTCAAGCAGAATCGTGTTAGGATGATTTGTGATTGCCATGCCATTCCTGTTATGGTCATTCAGAGTAAAGAATTAAAGCAGCCTCTTTGTTTGGTCAATTCAACCCTACGGTCGCCCCATGGCTGCCACTTGCAATACATGACTAATATGGGGTCTATTGCCTCATTGGTGATGGCGGTTATCATCAATAGTAAGGATTCTATGAAGCTATGGGGGCTGGTGGTGTGCCACCACACATCTCCACGCTACATCCCTTTCCCTCTTCGCTATGCTTGTGAATTTCTTGTGCAGGCATTCAGCCTGCAGCTATACATGGAGCTTCAGGTGGCAATGCAGTTGGCAGAGAAGAATATTCTGAGGACACAAGTTTTATTGTGTGACATGCTCCTCAGGGATGCCCCATTCAGTATTGTTACTCAATCTCCTAGTATCATGGATCTTGTGAAGTGTGATGGGGCTGCATTATATTATGGTGGGAGATGCTGGCTGGTGGGGGTAACTCCAACTGAATCACAGTTAAAAGATATTGCATGGTGGCTTCTCAATAATCATGGGGATTGTACAGGGTTGAGTACTGATAGTTTGGCAGAGGCTGGTTACCCCGGTGCTGCTTTATTGGGTCAGGCGGTTTGTGGTATGGCTACTGCCAGAATCACTTCAAAGGATTTCTTATTCTGGTTCAGATCTCACACAGCAAAAGAAGTTAAATGGGGAGGAGCTAAGCATCACCCAGAGCATAAGGATAACGGTGGCAAAATGCATCCAAGATCATCGTTTAAAGCTTTCCTTGAAGTGGTGAAAAATAGGAGTTTTCCTTGGGAAGTTTCGGAAATCAATGCTATTCACTCTTTGCAAATTGTAATGAGAGATTCATTTCAGGAGATGGAGGAAGAAAATGACTCCAAGGTTCAAGGTAATACCCAGCAGAATGGCAGTAAGATGCAGGGTGTGGATGAGCTCAGTTCAGTGGCATGTGAAATGGTTAGATTGATTGAGACAGCGACAGCTCCAATTTTTGGAGTTGATTCATCTGGTACCATCAATGGGTGGAATGCAAAAGTTGCCGAATTGACAGGATTACCAGCTAGTGAAGCCATGGGGAAATCTCTAATTGATGAAGTAGTTCATGAGGAATCTCAGGGAGCTGTTGAAAATCTTATCTGCCGAGCTCTGCTtg GTGAGGAGGACAAAAATGTTGAATTAAAACTGAGAAAGTTTGAGCTTCAAAAGCAACACTCAGTTGTTTATATTCTAGTTAATGCCTGCACAAGTAGGGATTACAAGAATAATGTCAAAGGGGTGTGCTTCGTGGGTCAAGACATCACACATGAGAAAGTTCTTATGAATAAATTCATCCGCTTGCAAGGGGATTATGACGCTATCATACAAAGTGTTAATCCATTGATTCCACCAATATTTGCTTCTGATGAGAATGCATGCTGTTCTGAATGGAATGCTGCCATGGAAAAGGTGACTGGTTGGATGAGACATGAGGTGATAGGTAAAATGCTTCCAAGGGAAATCTTTGGAAATTTCTGTCGAATGAAAGGTCAGGATATGCTCACTAAATTTATGATTCTATTGTATCAAGGAATTACTGGTCAAGGTACAGAGAACTTCCCTTTTGGATTTTTCAATAGACAAGGACAGTTTGTTGAGGTGGCCTTAACTGCAAGTAGAAGGACTGATGCAGAGGGGAAAGTAATTGGCTGCTTCTGCTTCATGCAGATTCTTGTGCCAGACCTGCAGCCAGCCTTAGAAGCCCAGGGCCTAGAGGATATGGATATCTATGCAAAAATTAAGGAGCTGGCTTATATACGGCAAGAG GAGATGCGTCTTCTGAGCAGAAG CAACATGGAGCTAAAATCGGAGGAATTCCTTCTGGGTAATATCTTGGATGCTGTTGTTAGTCAAGTCATGGTCTTGTTGAGGGATAAGAATTTGCATCTTCTCCATGACATTCCAGAGGAAATCAAAGCACTATCACTAAATGGTGATCGAATTAGGCTTCAGCTGGTTCTGTCAGATTTTTTGCATTGTGTGGTGCGCCATGCACCTTCTCCAGATGGCTGGGTAGAAATTAAGGTTTTGCCTGGTCTGAAGCTGATAAAGGATGCCGACCAATTTGTTCATGTACAGTTCAG ACTGACTCATCCTGGTGAAGGCATTCCCTCTCATCTTATTGAAGATATGTATAATGGTAGAAATCAGTGGACTACACCGGAGGGTTTAGGGTTGAAACTGTCTCGAAAACTTCTCATCATGATGAATGGCCGAGTCCGCTATGTCAGAGAAAATAGCAAGTGTTATTTCGTCATCGACCTTGAACTCAAAACTAGAGGAAGACAAAAGATGTAA
- the LOC102608760 gene encoding phytochrome E isoform X2: protein MGLQGNRETTNSIGGGHNTTPFKSSDAKMKPVNKGKTIIDHYNADAGLLAEFEQSVASGKSFNYSRSVISPPEGVPEEQITAYLSKIQRGGLIQPFGCMLAVEEPTFRIIGYSENCLEMLDLRSRSEDFELNGLIGIDARTLFTPPSGASLAKAAASREISLLNPILVHSNSRSIEKPFYAILHRIDVGIVIDLEPSKSGDPALSLAGAVQSQKLAVSAISRLQALPGGDIGLLCDTVVEDVQKLTGYDRVMLYNFHDDDHGEVVSEIRRSDLEPYLGIHFPANDIPQAARFLFKQNRVRMICDCHAIPVMVIQSKELKQPLCLVNSTLRSPHGCHLQYMTNMGSIASLVMAVIINSKDSMKLWGLVVCHHTSPRYIPFPLRYACEFLVQAFSLQLYMELQVAMQLAEKNILRTQVLLCDMLLRDAPFSIVTQSPSIMDLVKCDGAALYYGGRCWLVGVTPTESQLKDIAWWLLNNHGDCTGLSTDSLAEAGYPGAALLGQAVCGMATARITSKDFLFWFRSHTAKEVKWGGAKHHPEHKDNGGKMHPRSSFKAFLEVVKNRSFPWEVSEINAIHSLQIVMRDSFQEMEEENDSKVQGNTQQNGSKMQGVDELSSVACEMVRLIETATAPIFGVDSSGTINGWNAKVAELTGLPASEAMGKSLIDEVVHEESQGAVENLICRALLGEEDKNVELKLRKFELQKQHSVVYILVNACTSRDYKNNVKGVCFVGQDITHEKVLMNKFIRLQGDYDAIIQSVNPLIPPIFASDENACCSEWNAAMEKVTGWMRHEVIGITGQGTENFPFGFFNRQGQFVEVALTASRRTDAEGKVIGCFCFMQILVPDLQPALEAQGLEDMDIYAKIKELAYIRQEVKNPLNGIRFVHKLLESSSISENQRQYLETSDACERQIMTIIDGMDLRCIEEGNMELKSEEFLLGNILDAVVSQVMVLLRDKNLHLLHDIPEEIKALSLNGDRIRLQLVLSDFLHCVVRHAPSPDGWVEIKVLPGLKLIKDADQFVHVQFRLTHPGEGIPSHLIEDMYNGRNQWTTPEGLGLKLSRKLLIMMNGRVRYVRENSKCYFVIDLELKTRGRQKM from the exons ATGGGACTTCAAGGCAACAGAGAAACAACAAACTCAATAGGAGGAGGACACAACACAACTCCTTTCAAATCTTCGGATGCTAAAATGAAGCCTGTCAACAAAGGCAAGACGATTATTGATCACTACAATGCAGATGCCGGTCTTTTAGCTGAGTTCGAGCAATCTGTTGCGTCTGGTAAGTCATTTAACTATTCAAGATCAGTTATTAGTCCTCCAGAAGGTGTTCCCGAGGAACAAATAACTGCTTACTTATCAAAAATCCAAAGGGGCGGTCTTATTCAGCCCTTTGGTTGTATGCTGGCTGTTGAAGAGCCCACTTTTAGAATAATTGGTTATAGTGAAAATTGCTTAGAAATGTTAGATTTGAGATCACGAAGTGAAGATTTTGAGTTGAACGGTTTAATCGGAATTGACGCAAGAACCCTTTTTACTCCTCCTTCTGGGGCTTCTTTGGCTAAAGCAGCTGCTTCTAGAGAGATTTCACTGCTAAACCCAATTTTGGTTCATTCTAATTCTAGGAGTATCGAGAAACCATTTTATGCTATACTGCATAGAATTGATGTGGGAATTGTAATTGATTTAGAGCCTTCAAAGTCAGGTGATCCTGCATTGTCTCTTGCTGGGGCCGTGCAGTCTCAGAAACTAGCTGTTAGTGCAATTTCTAGGTTACAGGCACTCCCTGGGGGGGACATCGGTCTCTTGTGTGATACCGTTGTGGAGGATGTGCAGAAGCTCACTGGTTATGATAGAGTTATGCTGTACAATTTCCATGATGATGATCATGGTGAAGTTGTGTCTGAAATTAGAAGGTCTGATTTGGAACCTTATTTGGGAATACACTTTCCAGCCAATGATATCCCTCAAGCAGCTCGTTTCTTGTTCAAGCAGAATCGTGTTAGGATGATTTGTGATTGCCATGCCATTCCTGTTATGGTCATTCAGAGTAAAGAATTAAAGCAGCCTCTTTGTTTGGTCAATTCAACCCTACGGTCGCCCCATGGCTGCCACTTGCAATACATGACTAATATGGGGTCTATTGCCTCATTGGTGATGGCGGTTATCATCAATAGTAAGGATTCTATGAAGCTATGGGGGCTGGTGGTGTGCCACCACACATCTCCACGCTACATCCCTTTCCCTCTTCGCTATGCTTGTGAATTTCTTGTGCAGGCATTCAGCCTGCAGCTATACATGGAGCTTCAGGTGGCAATGCAGTTGGCAGAGAAGAATATTCTGAGGACACAAGTTTTATTGTGTGACATGCTCCTCAGGGATGCCCCATTCAGTATTGTTACTCAATCTCCTAGTATCATGGATCTTGTGAAGTGTGATGGGGCTGCATTATATTATGGTGGGAGATGCTGGCTGGTGGGGGTAACTCCAACTGAATCACAGTTAAAAGATATTGCATGGTGGCTTCTCAATAATCATGGGGATTGTACAGGGTTGAGTACTGATAGTTTGGCAGAGGCTGGTTACCCCGGTGCTGCTTTATTGGGTCAGGCGGTTTGTGGTATGGCTACTGCCAGAATCACTTCAAAGGATTTCTTATTCTGGTTCAGATCTCACACAGCAAAAGAAGTTAAATGGGGAGGAGCTAAGCATCACCCAGAGCATAAGGATAACGGTGGCAAAATGCATCCAAGATCATCGTTTAAAGCTTTCCTTGAAGTGGTGAAAAATAGGAGTTTTCCTTGGGAAGTTTCGGAAATCAATGCTATTCACTCTTTGCAAATTGTAATGAGAGATTCATTTCAGGAGATGGAGGAAGAAAATGACTCCAAGGTTCAAGGTAATACCCAGCAGAATGGCAGTAAGATGCAGGGTGTGGATGAGCTCAGTTCAGTGGCATGTGAAATGGTTAGATTGATTGAGACAGCGACAGCTCCAATTTTTGGAGTTGATTCATCTGGTACCATCAATGGGTGGAATGCAAAAGTTGCCGAATTGACAGGATTACCAGCTAGTGAAGCCATGGGGAAATCTCTAATTGATGAAGTAGTTCATGAGGAATCTCAGGGAGCTGTTGAAAATCTTATCTGCCGAGCTCTGCTtg GTGAGGAGGACAAAAATGTTGAATTAAAACTGAGAAAGTTTGAGCTTCAAAAGCAACACTCAGTTGTTTATATTCTAGTTAATGCCTGCACAAGTAGGGATTACAAGAATAATGTCAAAGGGGTGTGCTTCGTGGGTCAAGACATCACACATGAGAAAGTTCTTATGAATAAATTCATCCGCTTGCAAGGGGATTATGACGCTATCATACAAAGTGTTAATCCATTGATTCCACCAATATTTGCTTCTGATGAGAATGCATGCTGTTCTGAATGGAATGCTGCCATGGAAAAGGTGACTGGTTGGATGAGACATGAGGTGATAG GAATTACTGGTCAAGGTACAGAGAACTTCCCTTTTGGATTTTTCAATAGACAAGGACAGTTTGTTGAGGTGGCCTTAACTGCAAGTAGAAGGACTGATGCAGAGGGGAAAGTAATTGGCTGCTTCTGCTTCATGCAGATTCTTGTGCCAGACCTGCAGCCAGCCTTAGAAGCCCAGGGCCTAGAGGATATGGATATCTATGCAAAAATTAAGGAGCTGGCTTATATACGGCAAGAGGTGAAAAATCCGTTAAATGGTATTAGATTTGTTCACAAACTCTTAGAAAGTTCATCTATTTCAGAAAATCAAAGGCAATATCTTGAGACTAGTGATGCATGTGAAAGACAAATCATGACAATTATTGACGGTATGGATTTGAGATGCATAGAGGAAGG CAACATGGAGCTAAAATCGGAGGAATTCCTTCTGGGTAATATCTTGGATGCTGTTGTTAGTCAAGTCATGGTCTTGTTGAGGGATAAGAATTTGCATCTTCTCCATGACATTCCAGAGGAAATCAAAGCACTATCACTAAATGGTGATCGAATTAGGCTTCAGCTGGTTCTGTCAGATTTTTTGCATTGTGTGGTGCGCCATGCACCTTCTCCAGATGGCTGGGTAGAAATTAAGGTTTTGCCTGGTCTGAAGCTGATAAAGGATGCCGACCAATTTGTTCATGTACAGTTCAG ACTGACTCATCCTGGTGAAGGCATTCCCTCTCATCTTATTGAAGATATGTATAATGGTAGAAATCAGTGGACTACACCGGAGGGTTTAGGGTTGAAACTGTCTCGAAAACTTCTCATCATGATGAATGGCCGAGTCCGCTATGTCAGAGAAAATAGCAAGTGTTATTTCGTCATCGACCTTGAACTCAAAACTAGAGGAAGACAAAAGATGTAA
- the LOC102608760 gene encoding phytochrome E isoform X1 has product MGLQGNRETTNSIGGGHNTTPFKSSDAKMKPVNKGKTIIDHYNADAGLLAEFEQSVASGKSFNYSRSVISPPEGVPEEQITAYLSKIQRGGLIQPFGCMLAVEEPTFRIIGYSENCLEMLDLRSRSEDFELNGLIGIDARTLFTPPSGASLAKAAASREISLLNPILVHSNSRSIEKPFYAILHRIDVGIVIDLEPSKSGDPALSLAGAVQSQKLAVSAISRLQALPGGDIGLLCDTVVEDVQKLTGYDRVMLYNFHDDDHGEVVSEIRRSDLEPYLGIHFPANDIPQAARFLFKQNRVRMICDCHAIPVMVIQSKELKQPLCLVNSTLRSPHGCHLQYMTNMGSIASLVMAVIINSKDSMKLWGLVVCHHTSPRYIPFPLRYACEFLVQAFSLQLYMELQVAMQLAEKNILRTQVLLCDMLLRDAPFSIVTQSPSIMDLVKCDGAALYYGGRCWLVGVTPTESQLKDIAWWLLNNHGDCTGLSTDSLAEAGYPGAALLGQAVCGMATARITSKDFLFWFRSHTAKEVKWGGAKHHPEHKDNGGKMHPRSSFKAFLEVVKNRSFPWEVSEINAIHSLQIVMRDSFQEMEEENDSKVQGNTQQNGSKMQGVDELSSVACEMVRLIETATAPIFGVDSSGTINGWNAKVAELTGLPASEAMGKSLIDEVVHEESQGAVENLICRALLGEEDKNVELKLRKFELQKQHSVVYILVNACTSRDYKNNVKGVCFVGQDITHEKVLMNKFIRLQGDYDAIIQSVNPLIPPIFASDENACCSEWNAAMEKVTGWMRHEVIGKMLPREIFGNFCRMKGQDMLTKFMILLYQGITGQGTENFPFGFFNRQGQFVEVALTASRRTDAEGKVIGCFCFMQILVPDLQPALEAQGLEDMDIYAKIKELAYIRQEVKNPLNGIRFVHKLLESSSISENQRQYLETSDACERQIMTIIDGMDLRCIEEGNMELKSEEFLLGNILDAVVSQVMVLLRDKNLHLLHDIPEEIKALSLNGDRIRLQLVLSDFLHCVVRHAPSPDGWVEIKVLPGLKLIKDADQFVHVQFRLTHPGEGIPSHLIEDMYNGRNQWTTPEGLGLKLSRKLLIMMNGRVRYVRENSKCYFVIDLELKTRGRQKM; this is encoded by the exons ATGGGACTTCAAGGCAACAGAGAAACAACAAACTCAATAGGAGGAGGACACAACACAACTCCTTTCAAATCTTCGGATGCTAAAATGAAGCCTGTCAACAAAGGCAAGACGATTATTGATCACTACAATGCAGATGCCGGTCTTTTAGCTGAGTTCGAGCAATCTGTTGCGTCTGGTAAGTCATTTAACTATTCAAGATCAGTTATTAGTCCTCCAGAAGGTGTTCCCGAGGAACAAATAACTGCTTACTTATCAAAAATCCAAAGGGGCGGTCTTATTCAGCCCTTTGGTTGTATGCTGGCTGTTGAAGAGCCCACTTTTAGAATAATTGGTTATAGTGAAAATTGCTTAGAAATGTTAGATTTGAGATCACGAAGTGAAGATTTTGAGTTGAACGGTTTAATCGGAATTGACGCAAGAACCCTTTTTACTCCTCCTTCTGGGGCTTCTTTGGCTAAAGCAGCTGCTTCTAGAGAGATTTCACTGCTAAACCCAATTTTGGTTCATTCTAATTCTAGGAGTATCGAGAAACCATTTTATGCTATACTGCATAGAATTGATGTGGGAATTGTAATTGATTTAGAGCCTTCAAAGTCAGGTGATCCTGCATTGTCTCTTGCTGGGGCCGTGCAGTCTCAGAAACTAGCTGTTAGTGCAATTTCTAGGTTACAGGCACTCCCTGGGGGGGACATCGGTCTCTTGTGTGATACCGTTGTGGAGGATGTGCAGAAGCTCACTGGTTATGATAGAGTTATGCTGTACAATTTCCATGATGATGATCATGGTGAAGTTGTGTCTGAAATTAGAAGGTCTGATTTGGAACCTTATTTGGGAATACACTTTCCAGCCAATGATATCCCTCAAGCAGCTCGTTTCTTGTTCAAGCAGAATCGTGTTAGGATGATTTGTGATTGCCATGCCATTCCTGTTATGGTCATTCAGAGTAAAGAATTAAAGCAGCCTCTTTGTTTGGTCAATTCAACCCTACGGTCGCCCCATGGCTGCCACTTGCAATACATGACTAATATGGGGTCTATTGCCTCATTGGTGATGGCGGTTATCATCAATAGTAAGGATTCTATGAAGCTATGGGGGCTGGTGGTGTGCCACCACACATCTCCACGCTACATCCCTTTCCCTCTTCGCTATGCTTGTGAATTTCTTGTGCAGGCATTCAGCCTGCAGCTATACATGGAGCTTCAGGTGGCAATGCAGTTGGCAGAGAAGAATATTCTGAGGACACAAGTTTTATTGTGTGACATGCTCCTCAGGGATGCCCCATTCAGTATTGTTACTCAATCTCCTAGTATCATGGATCTTGTGAAGTGTGATGGGGCTGCATTATATTATGGTGGGAGATGCTGGCTGGTGGGGGTAACTCCAACTGAATCACAGTTAAAAGATATTGCATGGTGGCTTCTCAATAATCATGGGGATTGTACAGGGTTGAGTACTGATAGTTTGGCAGAGGCTGGTTACCCCGGTGCTGCTTTATTGGGTCAGGCGGTTTGTGGTATGGCTACTGCCAGAATCACTTCAAAGGATTTCTTATTCTGGTTCAGATCTCACACAGCAAAAGAAGTTAAATGGGGAGGAGCTAAGCATCACCCAGAGCATAAGGATAACGGTGGCAAAATGCATCCAAGATCATCGTTTAAAGCTTTCCTTGAAGTGGTGAAAAATAGGAGTTTTCCTTGGGAAGTTTCGGAAATCAATGCTATTCACTCTTTGCAAATTGTAATGAGAGATTCATTTCAGGAGATGGAGGAAGAAAATGACTCCAAGGTTCAAGGTAATACCCAGCAGAATGGCAGTAAGATGCAGGGTGTGGATGAGCTCAGTTCAGTGGCATGTGAAATGGTTAGATTGATTGAGACAGCGACAGCTCCAATTTTTGGAGTTGATTCATCTGGTACCATCAATGGGTGGAATGCAAAAGTTGCCGAATTGACAGGATTACCAGCTAGTGAAGCCATGGGGAAATCTCTAATTGATGAAGTAGTTCATGAGGAATCTCAGGGAGCTGTTGAAAATCTTATCTGCCGAGCTCTGCTtg GTGAGGAGGACAAAAATGTTGAATTAAAACTGAGAAAGTTTGAGCTTCAAAAGCAACACTCAGTTGTTTATATTCTAGTTAATGCCTGCACAAGTAGGGATTACAAGAATAATGTCAAAGGGGTGTGCTTCGTGGGTCAAGACATCACACATGAGAAAGTTCTTATGAATAAATTCATCCGCTTGCAAGGGGATTATGACGCTATCATACAAAGTGTTAATCCATTGATTCCACCAATATTTGCTTCTGATGAGAATGCATGCTGTTCTGAATGGAATGCTGCCATGGAAAAGGTGACTGGTTGGATGAGACATGAGGTGATAGGTAAAATGCTTCCAAGGGAAATCTTTGGAAATTTCTGTCGAATGAAAGGTCAGGATATGCTCACTAAATTTATGATTCTATTGTATCAAGGAATTACTGGTCAAGGTACAGAGAACTTCCCTTTTGGATTTTTCAATAGACAAGGACAGTTTGTTGAGGTGGCCTTAACTGCAAGTAGAAGGACTGATGCAGAGGGGAAAGTAATTGGCTGCTTCTGCTTCATGCAGATTCTTGTGCCAGACCTGCAGCCAGCCTTAGAAGCCCAGGGCCTAGAGGATATGGATATCTATGCAAAAATTAAGGAGCTGGCTTATATACGGCAAGAGGTGAAAAATCCGTTAAATGGTATTAGATTTGTTCACAAACTCTTAGAAAGTTCATCTATTTCAGAAAATCAAAGGCAATATCTTGAGACTAGTGATGCATGTGAAAGACAAATCATGACAATTATTGACGGTATGGATTTGAGATGCATAGAGGAAGG CAACATGGAGCTAAAATCGGAGGAATTCCTTCTGGGTAATATCTTGGATGCTGTTGTTAGTCAAGTCATGGTCTTGTTGAGGGATAAGAATTTGCATCTTCTCCATGACATTCCAGAGGAAATCAAAGCACTATCACTAAATGGTGATCGAATTAGGCTTCAGCTGGTTCTGTCAGATTTTTTGCATTGTGTGGTGCGCCATGCACCTTCTCCAGATGGCTGGGTAGAAATTAAGGTTTTGCCTGGTCTGAAGCTGATAAAGGATGCCGACCAATTTGTTCATGTACAGTTCAG ACTGACTCATCCTGGTGAAGGCATTCCCTCTCATCTTATTGAAGATATGTATAATGGTAGAAATCAGTGGACTACACCGGAGGGTTTAGGGTTGAAACTGTCTCGAAAACTTCTCATCATGATGAATGGCCGAGTCCGCTATGTCAGAGAAAATAGCAAGTGTTATTTCGTCATCGACCTTGAACTCAAAACTAGAGGAAGACAAAAGATGTAA